The nucleotide sequence CCGCTCACAGCGAAGCGCGTCGCGCAGATCGCGACCAAGCACGCGCTGTGGATGATGATCGCGGTCGGCACGGGCGGCACCCTGATCTTCTACTTCACCGACGCGCCGGAGCTGCTGCGCGATCTCGCCCATGGCGAGATGTAGGCGACCGCATTGACGTGGACGCTCGTCTTCGCCGGCACCACCTACGGCCTCGCCGGCTTCGCGCGCGAGCAGGTCTGCACCTTCATGTGCCCGTGGCCGCGTCTCCAAGGCGCGATCTGGGATCCCGAAGCGTTCACCGTGAACTACCGCGACTATCGCGGCGAGGTCCGGATGTCGGCGAAGAAGGCGGCCGAGGCGCGAGCGCTGGGCGAGCCGGCCGGCGATTGCGTCGATTGCGGCGCCTGCGTCGCGGTCTGCCCGATCGGCATCGACATCCGCCAGGGGCCGAACTTCGCCTGCATCAATTGCGGCCTCTGCGTCGATGCCTGCGACGGCGTGATGGCCAAGCTCGACCGTCCGCGCGGGCTGATCGACTACGAGAGCTGGGAGAACATCGAGCGTGGCCGCGTGGGCGAGCCGCGCGTGCCGCGACTGCTGCGGCCGAAGACGATCGGGCTCGCGCTCGCCTGCGTGGCGCTGGCCGGCGTGATCGCGGTGTCGTTCGTGACCAAGACCACCGCCGTGCTGTCGGTGCAGCACGACCGCGATCCGCTGTCGGTGCGGCTGTCGGATGGCGCGGTGCGCAATGCCTATACGGTGAAGCTGCTCAACAAGTCCTCGGCCGTGCAGAACTTCAAGCTCGCGATCAGCGGCGTCGACGCGGCGCTCGCGATCGTCGGCCATGCCGCCGCGGATGCGATCGAGGTCGAGCCGGATGGTTCGGAGACGCTACGCGTCACCTTGACCATGCCCGAGCCTGCGGATGCCGACGTCACCTTCGAGGCGGTCGATGCCGCCGGCCGGGTCGTGCTGAGCGCGCACGACCGCTTCGTCAACCGGTAGAGGAGACTTAAAGATACGCCTTCGGCAGCAGCATGTGGATGCCCTTGTTGCCGTCCACCAGCTGGGTGACGCGCAGATTGCCGGCCAGCGAGCACAGCATGTAGGCCTGGTTGCGCGAGAGGTTCGTGCGGGCGCAGACATGCTTCACCATCTCGCGCACGGCCTGCTTGGCGGCGTCGTCGAGATCCTCATCGAGGCCGATCGACATCATATGCGTGGCGTTCTCGGCGAACGGCCAGGTGATGTCCATGTCCTTGCGCACGGTCAGCCGGAAGGTGCCACTGACGCCGGTCTCGAGCGCGGTGATGCAGACCTCGCCGTCGCCCTGCACGCCATGGCCGTCGCCGGCGAAGAACAGCGCGCCCTCGTTGAAGACGGGCAGGTACAGCGTGGTTCCCGGCCGCAGCTCCTTGTTGTCCATGTTGCCGCCGAAACTGCGCGGCACAGGCGAGCCGCACCGTCCCCACGCCGGCGGCGGCGCTGTCGCGATGATGCCGAAGAACGGATCGAGCGCGATCTCGGTGCCCCAGGGCATGATGCAGACCTGGCGCTCGTGAT is from Bradyrhizobium sp. ORS 285 and encodes:
- a CDS encoding 4Fe-4S dicluster domain-containing protein, with translation MTWTLVFAGTTYGLAGFAREQVCTFMCPWPRLQGAIWDPEAFTVNYRDYRGEVRMSAKKAAEARALGEPAGDCVDCGACVAVCPIGIDIRQGPNFACINCGLCVDACDGVMAKLDRPRGLIDYESWENIERGRVGEPRVPRLLRPKTIGLALACVALAGVIAVSFVTKTTAVLSVQHDRDPLSVRLSDGAVRNAYTVKLLNKSSAVQNFKLAISGVDAALAIVGHAAADAIEVEPDGSETLRVTLTMPEPADADVTFEAVDAAGRVVLSAHDRFVNR
- a CDS encoding acetamidase/formamidase family protein; amino-acid sequence: MSKRHEIPATHESMVWGYLDSTTPPVLEVASGDTVTLHSFPAGGKETLPEDRSIVPPAYLTALDTMIQGPGPHFITGPVYVKGAQPGDTLQVDILSCKVSQDWGFVSILPLLGTLPDEFTDYETIHPKVDHERQVCIMPWGTEIALDPFFGIIATAPPPAWGRCGSPVPRSFGGNMDNKELRPGTTLYLPVFNEGALFFAGDGHGVQGDGEVCITALETGVSGTFRLTVRKDMDITWPFAENATHMMSIGLDEDLDDAAKQAVREMVKHVCARTNLSRNQAYMLCSLAGNLRVTQLVDGNKGIHMLLPKAYL